Sequence from the Seonamhaeicola sp. ML3 genome:
AAATATAGACTTAACGACTGTTTCTTTCTATATATGTAATAATGCTTTTGGCAATATTTTTACCAGTTGCTTGTTCAATACCCTCTAATCCGGGTGTGGAATTAACCTCTAAGAGCAGTGGCCCTCGCTTAGATTGTAACATATCAACCCCGCAAACCGGAAGTTTTAAGGCTCTAGATGCTTTCATGGCTACTTTAAGCTCAGCTTCGCTTAGTTTAACGATTTCGGCAGAACCTCCTCTATGTAAATTTGAACGAAATTCACCGTCTTTACCTTGGCGTTTCATAGCACCAATAACGTGTCCGTCTACCACCAAGGCTCTCAAATCGGCACCTTTTGCTTCTGCTATGTATTCTTGAACCAAAGCTCTGGCTTGTAATCCGTTAAAGGCTTCCAAAACAGATTCTGCAGCATTTTTAGTTTCTGCTAAAACTACGCCAAGGCCTTGGGTGCCTTCTAGTAATTTTATAATTACAGGCGCACCTCCAACATGGGATAGTACTTTTTCAATGTCTCGAGAATAATTTGTAAAAACCGTTTTAGGCATACCTATACCAGCTTTAGAAAGTCTTTGGAAACTTCTAAGTTTATCTCTAGAACGTATTATGGCATCCGACGTAACAGAAGTGAACACATTCATCATTTCAAATTGTCTTACAACAGCAGAGCCAAAAAATGTAACAGAAGCTCCTATTCTAGGTATAATAGCGTCAACATAATCTAGGTATCGGTCTTTATAGTAAATGGTGGGTTTTTCTTTTTCGATAATGAGGTCGCATTTTAAGGGATCAATAACTTCTATTTCATGACCTCTATTTTCACCTTCTTCTATAAGTCGAGCTGTAGAATATAAATTAGCGTTCCTGGAAAGAATTACTATGTTCATTGAAGTACTTAAAGTATCTAAAGTTAAGTTGAAATAAATATAGTAAACTTTAAGTACTTGAAACTTTAAATTGAAAAGAATTCCTTGGTGCTATGTATCTAGGTTTCCGAAGAAATGTCGTTTCCGTTAAAACGAATATCTCCTTGGGTAAGGTTTGTACTTTTCAAGCTAAAATAGTTTTTCTTTTTGGTCAAATCCTAATACCTTTGGTTTGATGAGTAATACACCCTTAGATATTCAGCTTAAAACCTTACCTAACGCTCCGGGGGTGTATCAATATTTCGATGCCGAAGGCACCATCATCTACGTTGGGAAAGCTAAAAATTTAAAGAAACGCGTAAGCTCTTACTTTACCAAAAACCATGATTATGGCAAAACCAGGGTTTTAGTAAAAAAGATAGCCGATATTAAACATATTGTAGTCGAAACTGAAACAGATGCTTTGTTGTTAGAAAACAATTTAATTAAAAAGCACCAGCCTAGGTACAATGTCATGTTGAAAGACGATAAGTCTTATCCTTGGATCTGTATAAAAAAAGAGCGTTTCCCAAGGGTATTTTCTACAAGACGTGTTTTTAAGGGTGGTGGTGAATATTTTGGCCCCTACACAAGCGGGAAAACCGTGCACACTTTGTTAGATTTAATAAAAGGGTTATATCCTTTAAGAACCTGTAATTACGATTTAGCAGAAAGTAAAATTGAAGCTGGGAAATACAAAGTTTGTTTAGAATATCACTTAGGGAATTGTAAAGGAGCCTGCGAGGGTAAGGAAACCGAAACAGAATACAACGAGAACATAAAGGCGATAAGGCAAATATTAAAAGGTAATTTTAAGGATTCATTACATCAGTTTAAGGAGCAAATGAAACAATTAGCTGAAGACATGTTGTTTGAAGAAGCTCAAAAAATAAAGGAAAAAATTGAAATTTTAGAGAATTACCAAGCACGTTCTACTATTGTAAATCCTAAGATTAGCAATGTTGATGTGTTTTCCATAATGAGCGACGAGACCTACGGGTATGTTAATTTTTTGCAGTTGTCCTATGGCTCCATAATCAGGTCTCATACTTTAGAAATTAAAAAGAAGCTAGATGAAACCGATAAGGAGCTACTCGAGTTGGCCATTACTGAAATTAGGCAGCGGTTTCATTCAAAATCAAAAGAAATATATGTGCCTTTCGAAGTGGAACTAGGCGATAAGCTCAAAGTGACCGTTCCAAAATTAGGTGACAAGAAGCATATTTTAGATTTATCTTTACGAAATGCCAAGTATTACCGTATGGAGCGGTTTAAACAAGATAAAATTGTAGATCCAGACAGACACGCTAATAGGATAATGGCACAAATGAAGGCAGATTTACGTCTATCTGAAGAACCAAGACATATAGAATGTTTCGACAACTCTAACATTCAGGGGAGCAATCCTGTGGCAGCCTGTGTGGTATTTAAAAACGGCAAACCCAGTAAGAAAGACTACAGACATTTCAATATTAAAACGGTTGAAGGTCCCGACGATTTCGCTTCTATGGAAGAGGTCGTATTCAGAAGATATAAAAGACTACGCGATGAGGAACAACCTTTACCACATTTAATCATCATAGATGGAGGAAAGGGACAGCTGTCGTCTGCATTAAAGAGTTTAGATGTCTTAGGGTTAAGAGGTAAAATTGCCATTATTGGAATCGCTAAAAGATTAGAGGAATTGTACTATCCAAATGATCCAATTCCATTATATTTAGATAAGAAAAGTGAAACACTTAAAATAATTCAGCAATTACGAAATGAAGCGCACCGTTTTGGTATAGAGCACCATAGAAATAAGCGCAGTAAAAATGCGTTAAATACAGAGTTGGAAACCATTCCCGGTATTGGAGAAAAAACAGTTGTGGAATTATTAAGACATTTTAAATCGGCCAAGCGGGTTGCCAATGCCAAACTCGATGAGTTGGAAGAAGTCGTTGGTAATAGCCGAGCCGAAAAGGTTTATAATCATTATCACAGCAAATAGTTGTTAATTTGAAAAGACCAATTCTAATATTATTTTTAACTTTTTTAGGTTGTATTTCTTCACAAGCTCAAACGGAATTGAAATCTGAAACTCCTAAAGTTGGTTTGGTCTTAAGCGGTGGCGGCGCCAAAGGTTTGGCCCATATTGGTGTACTAAAGGTTATTGATAGTTTAGGGGTTGATATTGACTACATAGGAGGAACAAGTATGGGAGCCATAGTTGCTGGTTTATACGCATCGGGTTACTCAGGTAAAGAACTGGATTCAATTTTTAGTAAAGCTGACTTTGAAAATATAATTATTGATAATCTGCCAAGGGCATCAAAAGGATTTTTTGAACGTAACAACGATGAAAAATATGCTATAAAACTCCCATTCGATGATTTTAAGCTCAAACTTCCATCGGCCTTGTCTAGAGGTCAAAACGCTTATAACTACTTGTTAAAATTACTGCTTCATGTTAATGAAATTGAAGACTTTAGTAAATTGCCCATCCCATTTTTTTGTATTGCTACTAATGTAGAAACAGGACAGCAAGTTATTTTAGAAAAAGGTAATCTTCCCAAGAGTATCATGGCTAGCGGTGCTTTGCCAACGTTATTTCAACCCGTAAATCTAAATGGGCAACTATTAATAGATGGAGGAGTTGTAAATAATTATCCCATTGATGAACTAAGGGCTAGGGGCGTAGATATTGTGATTGGTGTTGATGTGCAAGACGGACTTATGAACCGAACAGAACTAACCTCTGCACCAGATGTTCTCCTTCAAATAAACAATTTTAGAACTATAAAGGATATGGAAATTAAGTCTAAAAAGACCGATATTTACATAAAACCGGACATAAAAGATTTTAACGTAGTATCTTTCGATGCTGCCAAGAAAATAATCGATTTGGGATGGGTAGCGGCTAAACGTGCTCAGGATAAACTAAAAACATTAGCCTCAAAAGAAGGAGCGTCTTCACTTTCTCTAAACACTAAATCTTATGTACAGGATAGTATCAAGATAAATAAAATTAGTCTCTCGGGTTTAGAAAAATACACGAGGTCTTATGTGCTAGGAAAGCTTAAACTAAAATCGGATGAGAAAATCAGCTATTCTCAACTTAATAAAGGAATAAATAGCTTAGTTGCTACTAATAATTTTGATGTTTTAGACTACCAATTAAAGACTTCTGAAGAGAAACCTGGATATGATTTTTATGCCAATTTAAAAGAAGCGGATAA
This genomic interval carries:
- the rimK gene encoding 30S ribosomal protein S6--L-glutamate ligase, translating into MNIVILSRNANLYSTARLIEEGENRGHEIEVIDPLKCDLIIEKEKPTIYYKDRYLDYVDAIIPRIGASVTFFGSAVVRQFEMMNVFTSVTSDAIIRSRDKLRSFQRLSKAGIGMPKTVFTNYSRDIEKVLSHVGGAPVIIKLLEGTQGLGVVLAETKNAAESVLEAFNGLQARALVQEYIAEAKGADLRALVVDGHVIGAMKRQGKDGEFRSNLHRGGSAEIVKLSEAELKVAMKASRALKLPVCGVDMLQSKRGPLLLEVNSTPGLEGIEQATGKNIAKSIITYIERNSR
- a CDS encoding patatin-like phospholipase family protein → MKRPILILFLTFLGCISSQAQTELKSETPKVGLVLSGGGAKGLAHIGVLKVIDSLGVDIDYIGGTSMGAIVAGLYASGYSGKELDSIFSKADFENIIIDNLPRASKGFFERNNDEKYAIKLPFDDFKLKLPSALSRGQNAYNYLLKLLLHVNEIEDFSKLPIPFFCIATNVETGQQVILEKGNLPKSIMASGALPTLFQPVNLNGQLLIDGGVVNNYPIDELRARGVDIVIGVDVQDGLMNRTELTSAPDVLLQINNFRTIKDMEIKSKKTDIYIKPDIKDFNVVSFDAAKKIIDLGWVAAKRAQDKLKTLASKEGASSLSLNTKSYVQDSIKINKISLSGLEKYTRSYVLGKLKLKSDEKISYSQLNKGINSLVATNNFDVLDYQLKTSEEKPGYDFYANLKEADNATFLKFGVHYDDLYKSGALFNITRKHLFFDNDIASLDVVLGDNLRYNFDFLIDKGFYLSVGIRSSFNDFHKNISAELLLNDSELDAAGLNKIDVELQDQTNQFYLQTLFRKDFSLSLGAEHKRLEISSETLAVGDEDDEFIFENTDYVSLFSTLQLDTYDNKYFPKKGLFFNGDLHYYFYASHFNEGFDAFAIAKADLGYAFSISDNLALNLQTSGGFKLGDKSTQTLDFALGGYGNNLINNFVPFLGYDFISLTGNSYVKAYAGLDYEIFNKHHVTLEGNWANIEDNIFDTGEWFTLPTYRGYALGYAIDTFLGPIQVKYSYSPERNKSIWFFNLGYWF
- the uvrC gene encoding excinuclease ABC subunit UvrC is translated as MSNTPLDIQLKTLPNAPGVYQYFDAEGTIIYVGKAKNLKKRVSSYFTKNHDYGKTRVLVKKIADIKHIVVETETDALLLENNLIKKHQPRYNVMLKDDKSYPWICIKKERFPRVFSTRRVFKGGGEYFGPYTSGKTVHTLLDLIKGLYPLRTCNYDLAESKIEAGKYKVCLEYHLGNCKGACEGKETETEYNENIKAIRQILKGNFKDSLHQFKEQMKQLAEDMLFEEAQKIKEKIEILENYQARSTIVNPKISNVDVFSIMSDETYGYVNFLQLSYGSIIRSHTLEIKKKLDETDKELLELAITEIRQRFHSKSKEIYVPFEVELGDKLKVTVPKLGDKKHILDLSLRNAKYYRMERFKQDKIVDPDRHANRIMAQMKADLRLSEEPRHIECFDNSNIQGSNPVAACVVFKNGKPSKKDYRHFNIKTVEGPDDFASMEEVVFRRYKRLRDEEQPLPHLIIIDGGKGQLSSALKSLDVLGLRGKIAIIGIAKRLEELYYPNDPIPLYLDKKSETLKIIQQLRNEAHRFGIEHHRNKRSKNALNTELETIPGIGEKTVVELLRHFKSAKRVANAKLDELEEVVGNSRAEKVYNHYHSK